The following are from one region of the Natronocella acetinitrilica genome:
- the glpD gene encoding glycerol-3-phosphate dehydrogenase — MNTTKDEDYDLLIVGGGINGAGIARDAAGRGLRVLLCDRDDLAAHTSSASTKLVHGGLRYLEYYEFNLVRKALMEREVLLRAAPHIIWPLRFVMPHSRGLRPSWLIRLGLFLYDHLGGRKMLPPSRGVNLRVDETGQCLKPELKRGFIYSDCWVQDSRLVILNAMDARERGATVVSHTACVGATRNPDHWRATLRDTRTGEERQVTAKALVNAAGPWVSKLLAAIGEASGTNQVRLIKGSHIVVPKLFDHDHAYIFQNPDKRIVFAIPYEQDFTLIGTTDEPFEGDPANVVISDHEVDYLCKTVNAYFQQQIAAADVAWTYSGVRPLYDDAAADAAAVTRDYVLDLDSPGDKAPLLSIFGGKITTYRKLAEEALELLRPRLGFPDQRWTAQPALPGGDIPNADFEGWLKAFADRHPFLPRELAWRYARNYGTRAERLIGQAQSLAELGQHLGDDIYAAELNYLIDQEWAEQPDDVLWRRSRLGLHASEQTKQAVIQWFEDRHRETRTETTEPASTAAGGGTRGANPDSDNKRVENDHRAGEHQQGRRRGSSFR; from the coding sequence ATGAACACGACCAAGGACGAAGATTACGACCTGCTGATCGTGGGCGGCGGAATCAATGGTGCCGGGATTGCCAGGGACGCGGCAGGACGTGGCTTGCGCGTGCTGTTGTGCGACCGGGATGACCTTGCCGCGCACACGTCCTCTGCAAGCACCAAGCTGGTACATGGCGGCTTGCGCTATCTGGAATACTACGAGTTCAACCTGGTGCGAAAGGCACTCATGGAGCGGGAAGTGCTGCTCCGGGCCGCACCTCATATCATCTGGCCGCTGCGTTTCGTGATGCCCCACAGCCGCGGCCTGCGCCCGAGCTGGTTGATTCGCCTGGGACTGTTCCTCTACGATCACCTTGGCGGCCGGAAAATGCTACCACCCAGCCGCGGGGTCAACCTGCGCGTTGATGAAACTGGCCAGTGCCTGAAACCCGAACTCAAGCGCGGCTTCATCTATTCCGATTGCTGGGTGCAGGACTCACGACTGGTCATACTCAACGCCATGGACGCCCGGGAGCGCGGCGCAACGGTGGTCTCCCACACCGCCTGTGTCGGCGCAACCCGCAATCCTGACCATTGGCGCGCCACTCTGCGTGATACGCGCACCGGCGAAGAGCGCCAAGTGACCGCGAAAGCCCTGGTGAACGCTGCCGGACCCTGGGTCTCGAAACTGCTTGCCGCCATCGGCGAAGCCTCCGGCACGAACCAGGTCCGCCTGATCAAGGGCAGTCATATCGTGGTTCCGAAGCTCTTCGACCATGACCATGCCTACATCTTCCAGAACCCGGACAAGCGCATCGTCTTTGCCATTCCCTACGAGCAGGACTTCACGCTGATTGGCACCACCGACGAGCCCTTCGAGGGAGACCCGGCCAACGTGGTGATCTCGGACCACGAGGTCGATTATCTCTGCAAAACCGTCAATGCCTACTTTCAGCAGCAGATCGCTGCCGCCGACGTGGCCTGGACATACTCCGGTGTTCGTCCACTCTACGATGACGCCGCCGCTGACGCGGCCGCCGTCACCCGGGACTACGTGCTGGATCTGGACAGCCCCGGGGACAAGGCGCCGCTGCTGTCGATCTTCGGCGGCAAGATCACCACCTACCGCAAGCTCGCCGAAGAAGCGCTGGAACTGCTGCGCCCCCGGCTGGGATTCCCGGATCAGCGCTGGACAGCGCAGCCAGCGCTACCAGGCGGCGATATTCCCAACGCCGACTTCGAGGGCTGGCTCAAGGCCTTCGCCGATCGCCATCCATTTCTCCCCAGGGAACTGGCGTGGCGGTATGCGCGCAATTACGGCACCCGCGCAGAGCGTCTCATCGGTCAGGCGCAAAGCCTCGCCGAGCTGGGCCAACACCTGGGGGATGACATTTATGCCGCCGAGCTGAACTATCTCATCGACCAGGAATGGGCCGAACAGCCGGATGACGTTCTATGGCGCCGCTCCCGGCTTGGACTCCATGCATCGGAGCAGACCAAGCAGGCAGTGATCCAGTGGTTTGAAGACCGGCACCGCGAGACCCGAACGGAGACCACCGAGCCCGCCAGCACGGCGGCAGGGGGCGGGACCCGCGGCGCCAATCCCGATAGCGATAACAAGCGAGTAGAAAATGACCATCGAGCTGGAGAACATCAGCAAGGTCGTCGGAGGGGAAGTTCATTTAGATGA
- a CDS encoding ABC transporter ATP-binding protein, with product MARIAFQTLAHSYVPQPTGEEDYALKPMEHTWDDGGAYALLGPSGCGKTTLLNITSGLLRPSEGRVLFDGRDVTPLEPQERNIAQVFQFPVIYDTMTVYDNLAFPLRNRKTPAPKIRKRVEAVAEMLELNHLLARRAKNLGADEKQLISMGRGLVRDDVSAILFDEPLTVIDPHLKWVLRRKLREIHSEFGHTLIYVTHDQTEALTFADQVVVMTEGRVLQTGSPQALFERPEHTFVGYFIGSPGMNIVPVEASGDRLTIGERTLPVDAARVRTALAKGGQLELGIRPEFLQLAEGSGDSLVPATLERIDDLGNYSLATVNLEGRQLVVKAPEDQQGTPGDRVSLHFPEHGTHLYCNGALVE from the coding sequence ATGGCCCGCATTGCCTTCCAGACACTGGCCCACAGCTACGTGCCCCAGCCGACGGGTGAGGAGGACTACGCGCTCAAGCCCATGGAACACACCTGGGACGACGGCGGCGCCTATGCCCTGCTCGGCCCCTCCGGCTGCGGCAAGACCACCCTGTTGAATATCACCTCCGGCCTGTTGAGGCCCTCCGAGGGGCGGGTGCTGTTCGACGGCCGCGATGTCACTCCGCTGGAACCACAGGAGCGCAACATCGCGCAGGTTTTCCAGTTCCCGGTCATCTACGACACCATGACGGTGTACGACAACCTGGCCTTCCCCCTGCGCAACCGCAAGACACCGGCACCCAAAATCCGCAAGCGGGTGGAAGCGGTGGCCGAGATGCTGGAACTGAACCACCTGCTGGCCCGCCGGGCGAAGAATCTGGGTGCCGATGAAAAGCAGCTTATCTCCATGGGCCGCGGTCTGGTGCGCGACGATGTCTCTGCAATCCTCTTCGACGAACCCCTGACGGTCATCGACCCTCACCTGAAGTGGGTGCTGCGGCGCAAGTTGCGAGAAATACACAGCGAATTCGGCCACACGCTGATCTATGTGACCCATGACCAGACCGAGGCACTGACCTTTGCCGATCAGGTCGTGGTGATGACCGAAGGCCGTGTCCTGCAGACGGGGTCTCCCCAGGCCCTGTTCGAGCGCCCGGAACACACCTTTGTCGGCTATTTCATCGGCAGCCCGGGCATGAACATCGTGCCGGTGGAGGCCAGTGGCGATCGTCTTACGATTGGCGAGCGCACCCTACCGGTGGATGCCGCGCGGGTCCGCACCGCACTTGCCAAGGGGGGGCAGCTGGAACTCGGCATCAGGCCCGAGTTCCTGCAGCTTGCCGAGGGCTCCGGCGACAGCCTGGTCCCCGCCACCCTGGAGCGCATCGACGACCTGGGCAATTACTCCCTGGCCACCGTCAACCTGGAGGGGCGGCAACTGGTCGTGAAAGCGCCAGAAGACCAGCAAGGCACCCCCGGCGACAGGGTCTCCCTGCACTTCCCGGAACACGGGACACACCTCTACTGCAACGGCGCACTAGTGGAGTAA
- the glpK gene encoding glycerol kinase GlpK: MTEKPRILAIDQGTTSSRAIVFNADGHIVATAQQEFRQSFPADGWVEHDPEEIWQSTSEVCREAIHAAGDTFALAGIGITNQRETTVIWDRASGEPIYPAIVWQDRRTSAVCRRLRDQGQEEMVSERTGLLLDPYFSATKVAWILDHVEDARERAERGELAFGTIDSWLIWKLTDGAVHATDATNASRTMLFNIHEQRWDSDLLQLFGVPEALLPEVKDSAADFGTAVRGIGGRELPIAGVAGDQQAALVGQACFTPGMVKSTYGTGCFALMNTGEQAVRSRNRLLTTVGYRINGRTTYAVEGSIFVAGAAVQWLRDKLGIVRSAAETEGLAAGLESNRGVYLVPAFTGLGAPYWDPDARGALIGLTRDTGRAEIARAALEAVCYQTRDLFEAMADDAGERPAALRVDGGMVVNGWLVQALADIVDVSVERPAVVETTALGAARLAGLQLGLFSRLDDVADAWRRDVACEPAMDPRDRERALRGWRAAVERVRSERGNG; this comes from the coding sequence ATGACGGAGAAGCCACGGATTCTCGCCATCGATCAGGGCACCACCAGCAGCCGGGCCATCGTATTTAACGCCGATGGGCATATCGTGGCCACCGCCCAGCAGGAATTCCGGCAGTCCTTTCCCGCCGATGGCTGGGTGGAACACGATCCCGAAGAGATCTGGCAGAGCACCAGCGAGGTTTGCCGCGAGGCCATTCACGCCGCCGGCGATACCTTTGCGCTGGCCGGCATCGGCATTACCAACCAGCGTGAGACCACGGTGATCTGGGATCGCGCCTCCGGCGAACCCATTTATCCGGCAATCGTCTGGCAGGACCGCCGGACCTCTGCCGTTTGCCGCCGTCTACGTGATCAGGGCCAGGAGGAGATGGTCAGCGAGCGGACCGGCCTGTTGCTGGATCCCTATTTCTCCGCCACCAAGGTGGCCTGGATACTCGATCATGTGGAAGACGCCAGAGAGCGTGCAGAGCGAGGGGAACTCGCCTTCGGCACCATAGACAGCTGGCTGATCTGGAAGCTGACAGATGGTGCCGTCCATGCCACCGATGCCACCAACGCCTCGCGGACCATGCTGTTCAATATCCATGAGCAGCGCTGGGATTCCGACTTGTTGCAGCTGTTTGGCGTGCCCGAGGCGCTGCTGCCGGAAGTGAAAGACTCAGCGGCGGATTTCGGCACCGCGGTCCGTGGCATCGGTGGACGCGAGTTGCCCATTGCCGGCGTTGCCGGTGACCAGCAGGCAGCCCTGGTGGGGCAGGCATGCTTCACCCCGGGCATGGTCAAGAGCACTTATGGCACAGGCTGCTTTGCGCTCATGAACACCGGCGAGCAGGCGGTCCGGTCACGCAACCGCCTCCTTACCACCGTGGGCTATCGCATCAACGGGCGCACGACTTACGCGGTGGAGGGGTCGATCTTTGTCGCGGGTGCGGCGGTGCAGTGGCTGAGGGACAAGCTCGGCATCGTGCGCAGCGCTGCGGAAACCGAGGGGCTGGCGGCGGGCCTGGAGTCCAACCGCGGCGTGTATCTCGTCCCGGCGTTCACGGGCCTCGGCGCTCCGTACTGGGATCCCGACGCCCGTGGCGCGCTGATCGGCCTGACCCGGGATACCGGGCGGGCGGAAATCGCCCGTGCCGCCCTGGAGGCGGTCTGTTACCAGACCCGTGATCTGTTCGAAGCAATGGCGGATGATGCCGGCGAGCGACCGGCCGCGCTGCGAGTGGATGGTGGCATGGTGGTCAACGGCTGGCTGGTGCAGGCATTGGCGGACATCGTCGATGTTTCCGTCGAGCGCCCCGCGGTGGTGGAGACCACCGCCCTTGGGGCAGCGCGGCTGGCGGGACTGCAGCTGGGGCTGTTCTCGCGGCTTGACGATGTGGCCGACGCCTGGCGCCGTGATGTGGCCTGTGAGCCGGCGATGGATCCGCGGGATAGGGAACGGGCCCTGAGAGGCTGGCGAGCGGCAGTGGAGCGAGTGCGGAGCGAACGCGGCAATGGCTGA
- a CDS encoding ABC transporter ATP-binding protein — MTIELENISKVVGGEVHLDDLSLRMEAGSFNILLGRTLAGKTTVMRIMAGLEQPDGGRVLEDGRDVTGLTVRKRSVAMVYQQFINYPAMTVYQNIASPLRLAGVARKEIDRRVRETAEMMGMSHLLDRTPAELSGGQQQRTAMARALVRDSKLLLLDEPLVNLDYKLREGLRQELREILKVRDSVVVYATTEPQEALILGGSLTVLHEGRVEQSGPTHNVYRNPRTIEVARIFSDPPMNLASGRIMDGEVRVGEHRGIPLPTHLADLAPGKYIFGLRPHHLSPQQQQNNGVVIDGHCELTEISGSLSFTHINDGENSWVAQVPGVFEAHVGQRLTAYANPAKLFAFSPSGTLARAPGNGASAGGVH, encoded by the coding sequence ATGACCATCGAGCTGGAGAACATCAGCAAGGTCGTCGGAGGGGAAGTTCATTTAGATGACCTGAGCCTGCGCATGGAGGCGGGCAGCTTCAACATCCTGCTCGGCCGCACCCTGGCCGGCAAGACAACGGTCATGCGCATCATGGCCGGGCTGGAGCAGCCGGATGGCGGTCGTGTCCTGGAGGATGGACGCGACGTAACCGGGCTGACGGTGCGCAAGCGCAGCGTCGCCATGGTGTATCAGCAGTTCATCAATTATCCGGCGATGACCGTTTACCAGAACATCGCCTCGCCGCTGCGCCTGGCCGGAGTGGCACGCAAGGAAATCGACCGACGGGTGCGGGAGACCGCCGAGATGATGGGCATGTCCCATTTGCTGGACCGCACCCCTGCAGAACTCTCCGGAGGGCAGCAGCAACGCACGGCCATGGCCCGGGCACTGGTTCGGGACAGCAAGCTGCTGTTGCTGGACGAACCCCTGGTCAACCTGGACTACAAGCTTCGCGAGGGCTTGCGCCAGGAACTGCGGGAAATCCTAAAAGTCCGCGATTCCGTGGTTGTCTACGCCACCACCGAACCCCAGGAGGCACTGATACTCGGCGGCTCGCTGACTGTTCTGCATGAAGGTCGCGTCGAGCAGAGCGGGCCGACCCACAACGTTTACCGCAACCCCCGCACCATCGAGGTCGCCCGTATCTTCAGCGACCCACCAATGAATCTGGCTTCCGGCCGCATCATGGACGGCGAGGTGAGGGTCGGTGAGCATCGCGGCATTCCGCTGCCGACGCATCTCGCCGATCTGGCACCCGGCAAATACATTTTCGGCCTGCGCCCGCATCATCTGAGCCCCCAGCAGCAACAGAATAATGGCGTCGTGATAGATGGCCACTGCGAACTCACCGAGATCAGCGGCTCGCTCTCATTCACCCATATCAATGACGGCGAAAACAGCTGGGTGGCACAGGTTCCCGGCGTCTTCGAAGCGCATGTGGGTCAGCGACTGACCGCCTACGCCAACCCGGCCAAGCTGTTCGCCTTCTCGCCCTCCGGAACGCTGGCGCGGGCACCGGGTAACGGCGCATCGGCAGGGGGAGTGCACTGA
- a CDS encoding ABC transporter ATP-binding protein, producing MSAVQVRQLWKAYGDDVVLENVNLEVRSGDFVTIVGASGCGKTTFLRMLLGEEAPSRGELLMDGRTMPGEPGPDRGVVFQKYSVFPHLTALRNVMLGEELARSPLLGRLFGGARRRARDKAMEMLEAVGLEQAAGKYPAELSGGMQQRLAIAQALMKNPKILLLDEPFGALDPGIRKDMHGLILDLWRRRGLTVFMITHDLKEGFYLGTRLLVFDKVRDDPQAPGAYGATITYDIPLGETDDGLYREIRESVGLPEEPDVAFIAEHREIEEKSS from the coding sequence ATGAGTGCCGTTCAGGTCAGGCAGCTCTGGAAGGCGTATGGCGACGACGTGGTGCTGGAGAACGTCAACCTCGAGGTGCGCTCCGGCGACTTCGTCACCATTGTCGGTGCCTCCGGCTGCGGCAAGACCACATTCCTGCGCATGCTGCTGGGCGAGGAGGCACCGAGCCGGGGAGAGCTGCTCATGGACGGCCGGACCATGCCCGGTGAGCCCGGTCCGGACCGGGGTGTGGTCTTCCAGAAGTACTCGGTGTTCCCGCACCTCACCGCGCTGCGTAACGTCATGCTCGGCGAGGAGCTGGCCCGGTCGCCATTGCTTGGTCGCCTGTTCGGCGGCGCCCGGCGGCGGGCCCGGGACAAGGCCATGGAGATGCTCGAGGCGGTGGGCCTGGAGCAGGCGGCGGGCAAGTACCCGGCGGAACTCTCCGGCGGCATGCAGCAACGCCTTGCCATCGCCCAGGCCCTGATGAAGAACCCGAAGATCCTCTTGCTGGACGAGCCTTTCGGCGCGCTGGATCCGGGTATCCGCAAGGACATGCACGGGCTGATCCTGGATCTCTGGCGCCGCCGCGGGCTGACGGTGTTCATGATCACCCACGATCTCAAGGAAGGGTTCTACCTGGGCACGCGCCTGCTGGTTTTCGACAAGGTGCGGGATGACCCCCAGGCCCCCGGCGCTTATGGTGCCACCATCACCTACGACATTCCCCTGGGCGAAACCGATGACGGCCTGTACCGGGAAATCCGTGAATCCGTCGGTCTGCCCGAGGAGCCGGATGTTGCGTTCATCGCCGAGCACAGAGAAATAGAGGAGAAATCGTCATGA
- a CDS encoding urea amidolyase associated protein UAAP1, with the protein MTTRADISDRTVHRDRIPGGRYWSMVLKRGFSLRLIDPEGGGNAAMLLYNPANLLERYNMADTLKGQHTSRLTAGNMLYSDMGRVMLSIVADTCGWHDAIGGFSTAADVRRKYGEARYQEHRNDFYRNGRELFLVELGKWGLGRRDLVPNINFFSKVHADEQGALHYTPGNSAAGSFVDLRAEMDTLVVMQTAPHPMDPSSVYAPGPVDLAIFRSEPVTEEDLCRTFRPENERAWRNTAIFNCQG; encoded by the coding sequence ATGACCACCCGTGCGGATATCAGTGATCGCACTGTCCACCGGGATCGCATCCCGGGTGGCCGCTATTGGTCCATGGTGCTGAAGCGTGGCTTCAGCCTGCGCCTCATCGACCCCGAGGGCGGCGGCAACGCCGCCATGCTGCTCTACAACCCGGCCAACCTGCTGGAGCGCTACAACATGGCCGACACCCTCAAGGGCCAGCACACCTCGCGGTTGACGGCGGGCAACATGCTCTACTCCGACATGGGGCGGGTCATGCTTTCCATCGTGGCGGATACCTGCGGCTGGCACGACGCCATCGGCGGGTTCAGCACGGCGGCGGACGTGCGCCGCAAGTACGGCGAGGCCCGCTATCAGGAGCACCGCAACGATTTTTACCGCAACGGCCGCGAGCTGTTTCTCGTCGAACTGGGCAAGTGGGGGCTGGGGCGCCGCGACCTGGTGCCCAACATCAATTTCTTCAGCAAGGTCCACGCCGACGAGCAGGGAGCCCTGCATTACACGCCAGGCAACAGCGCCGCCGGCAGCTTCGTCGATCTGCGCGCGGAGATGGACACCCTGGTGGTGATGCAGACCGCGCCCCACCCCATGGATCCGTCATCGGTCTACGCCCCCGGGCCCGTGGATCTCGCCATCTTCCGCTCCGAGCCGGTGACCGAGGAGGATCTCTGCCGCACATTCCGGCCGGAGAACGAGCGCGCCTGGCGCAATACCGCCATTTTCAACTGTCAGGGGTGA
- a CDS encoding putative urea ABC transporter substrate-binding protein, protein MQSLKHAFQRYTLAFLVSVGLLTASAAPVQAQERDSFRIAWSIYVGWMPWGYGAAEGIVQKWADKYGIEIEVVQINDYIESINLYTAGSFDGVTATNMDALTIPAASGVDTTALIVGDFSDGNDGVVLKGTDNLEDIAGKRVHLVELSVSHYLLARALESVGMTERDIRVVNTSDADIVAAFTSSDVEAIVTWNPQLGEVRRMPEAEVVFDSSQIPGEIMDLLVVNSDVLEANPDFGKALAGAWYEIMSIMSGDDEAGEAARADMGEAAGTDLAGYEAQLASTTMFYDPAEAVDFVESELPAETMENVRQFAFEHGLLGENAPSPDFVGIQFADGSVLGSEGNVRFRFNADYMRMARDGEL, encoded by the coding sequence ATGCAAAGCCTCAAACACGCCTTTCAGCGCTACACCCTCGCTTTTCTTGTCAGCGTCGGCCTACTGACTGCCTCCGCCGCGCCGGTTCAGGCACAGGAACGCGACAGCTTCCGCATCGCCTGGAGCATCTATGTGGGCTGGATGCCCTGGGGCTATGGTGCTGCCGAGGGCATCGTGCAGAAGTGGGCGGACAAGTACGGCATCGAGATCGAGGTCGTGCAGATCAACGACTACATCGAGTCCATCAACCTCTATACCGCCGGCAGCTTTGATGGTGTCACTGCCACCAACATGGACGCCCTGACCATCCCCGCCGCCAGTGGCGTCGACACCACCGCGCTGATTGTCGGTGATTTCTCCGATGGCAATGACGGCGTGGTGTTGAAAGGCACCGATAACCTGGAGGACATTGCCGGCAAGCGTGTTCACCTGGTGGAGCTTTCCGTTTCCCACTACCTGCTTGCCCGGGCGCTGGAATCCGTTGGCATGACCGAGCGGGATATCCGTGTGGTCAACACCTCCGACGCCGACATCGTCGCTGCATTCACCTCATCCGACGTGGAGGCCATCGTGACCTGGAATCCCCAGCTCGGCGAGGTCCGCCGCATGCCGGAAGCAGAGGTGGTGTTCGACTCCTCGCAGATCCCCGGTGAGATCATGGATCTGCTGGTGGTGAATAGCGACGTGCTTGAGGCGAATCCGGACTTTGGCAAGGCCCTGGCCGGCGCGTGGTACGAAATCATGAGCATCATGTCCGGCGACGACGAAGCCGGCGAGGCGGCCCGCGCCGACATGGGTGAGGCTGCCGGCACCGATCTCGCCGGATATGAGGCCCAGCTGGCATCCACCACCATGTTCTACGATCCCGCCGAAGCGGTGGACTTCGTGGAGAGCGAGCTACCCGCGGAAACCATGGAAAATGTTCGCCAGTTCGCCTTCGAACACGGCCTGCTGGGTGAGAACGCCCCCAGCCCGGATTTCGTCGGCATTCAGTTCGCCGACGGCTCGGTGCTGGGCAGCGAGGGCAATGTGCGGTTCCGCTTCAACGCCGACTACATGCGAATGGCGCGGGACGGCGAACTCTGA
- a CDS encoding urea amidolyase associated protein UAAP2, whose amino-acid sequence MSGQTLTQSTLNPEQALRREVVPAGEPWMTELRKGQTLRILDLEGNQAADTLFYSLERPTVEHYSAIGTIRAQGNVYLTTGTRLMSNQGNAMLTITADTCGRHDTLGGACAAESNQVRYALEKKPMHSCRDNFLTAIQDSDYGLTKRDIHSNINFFMNVPLTPDGGLTFEDGISDAGKYVEMRAEMDVIVLVSNCPQLNNPCNAYNPTPVEMIIWDA is encoded by the coding sequence ATGAGCGGACAGACACTGACGCAAAGCACACTGAACCCGGAGCAGGCCCTGCGCCGCGAGGTGGTACCCGCCGGCGAGCCATGGATGACCGAACTCAGGAAAGGGCAGACCCTGCGCATTCTGGATCTTGAAGGAAACCAGGCGGCTGACACCCTGTTCTACAGCCTGGAGCGGCCCACCGTCGAGCACTACAGTGCCATCGGCACCATCCGCGCCCAGGGAAACGTCTACCTGACCACCGGCACACGGCTCATGTCGAACCAGGGCAACGCGATGCTCACCATCACGGCAGACACCTGCGGCCGCCACGACACCCTGGGCGGTGCCTGCGCCGCAGAGTCAAACCAGGTGCGGTATGCCCTGGAGAAAAAGCCCATGCACTCCTGCCGCGACAATTTCCTCACCGCGATTCAGGACAGTGACTACGGCCTCACCAAGCGGGACATACACAGCAACATCAATTTCTTCATGAATGTGCCGCTGACGCCGGACGGGGGGTTGACCTTCGAGGATGGTATTTCCGACGCGGGCAAGTACGTGGAGATGCGCGCCGAGATGGACGTGATCGTACTGGTCTCGAACTGCCCCCAGCTGAACAATCCGTGCAACGCCTACAACCCGACGCCGGTGGAAATGATCATCTGGGATGCATGA
- a CDS encoding carbohydrate ABC transporter permease has protein sequence MDVWHWTSLVVLLCYSGLRAIPDAYYQAAKIDGASRFAVFRYVQLPKLAGVLTIAVLLRFMDSFMIYAEPFVLTGGGPGSSTTFLSQYLATMAIGQFDIGRAAAFSLIYFLIILALSWVFYTVITRSQNR, from the coding sequence ATGGACGTCTGGCACTGGACTTCGCTGGTGGTGCTGCTCTGTTACTCCGGGTTGCGAGCGATCCCCGACGCCTATTATCAGGCCGCGAAAATCGACGGCGCCTCCCGCTTCGCCGTATTCCGGTACGTGCAACTACCGAAGCTCGCCGGCGTGCTGACCATTGCCGTGCTGCTGCGCTTCATGGACAGCTTCATGATCTATGCCGAGCCCTTCGTGCTCACCGGCGGCGGGCCCGGCAGCAGCACCACCTTCCTCAGTCAGTACCTCGCCACCATGGCCATCGGTCAGTTCGATATCGGCCGGGCGGCGGCGTTCTCGCTGATCTACTTCCTCATCATTCTGGCGCTGAGCTGGGTGTTCTACACCGTGATCACCCGCTCCCAGAACCGATAA
- a CDS encoding ABC transporter permease, whose protein sequence is MKRFINRKPGPPVAIGLGLLPFVVVLLVYVAASAARLAENPDDRLLPSLMSMAASIERLATEPSRRTGELILWVDTAASLTRLGLGVLISMAMGLVVGVVTGLIPYIRRTFAPFVTVISMIPPLAVLPILFIAFGVGELAKVVLIIFGVAPFLMRDIQQRVEELPVEQLVKAQTLGGSTWQIMLRVVLPQVFPRLLDATRLALGSAWLFLIASEAIAATEGLGYRIFLVRRYLDMETILPYVAWITLLAFLLDIALRMVNRILFPWYGGRKG, encoded by the coding sequence ATGAAGCGATTCATCAACCGAAAACCCGGACCGCCGGTGGCCATCGGCCTCGGTCTGCTGCCCTTCGTGGTGGTGCTGCTGGTGTATGTCGCGGCCTCGGCGGCGCGGCTTGCCGAGAACCCCGACGATCGCCTGCTGCCCTCGCTCATGTCCATGGCAGCGTCCATCGAGCGGCTGGCGACAGAGCCGAGCCGGCGCACCGGCGAGCTGATTCTCTGGGTGGATACCGCCGCCAGCCTCACCCGGCTCGGTCTGGGTGTGCTGATCAGCATGGCCATGGGCCTGGTGGTGGGGGTGGTGACCGGGCTCATTCCCTACATTCGCCGGACGTTTGCACCCTTCGTCACGGTGATCTCCATGATTCCACCGCTGGCGGTGTTGCCGATCCTGTTCATCGCCTTCGGGGTAGGAGAACTGGCCAAGGTGGTACTGATCATCTTCGGTGTTGCTCCCTTTCTCATGCGCGATATCCAGCAGCGGGTGGAGGAGCTGCCCGTGGAGCAACTGGTCAAGGCGCAGACCCTGGGGGGCTCCACCTGGCAGATCATGTTGCGGGTGGTGCTGCCCCAGGTCTTCCCCCGGCTGCTGGACGCAACCCGGCTGGCCCTGGGCTCCGCCTGGCTGTTCCTGATTGCCTCCGAAGCCATCGCCGCCACCGAAGGGCTGGGCTACCGGATCTTCCTGGTGCGGCGCTATCTGGACATGGAGACCATCCTGCCGTACGTCGCCTGGATCACTCTGCTGGCCTTCCTGCTGGACATCGCGCTGCGCATGGTGAACCGGATTCTCTTTCCCTGGTATGGCGGGAGGAAGGGCTGA
- a CDS encoding SDR family NAD(P)-dependent oxidoreductase — protein sequence MAECGVSGLAGARVLVTGGGKGIGAAVVRGFAQAGARLVIHCYQSRQTAESLAQSIRDEGGDAHVVSGDLRLRGETERVVAEAVAVLGGLDVLVNNAGAMVGRKPLEEIDDEFLDAVLDLNLRPVVHACRAAAAALSVTGGCIINVSSISARTGGSPGSSIYSAAKAFVSTFTRSLARELADRGVRVNAVSPGTVTTDFHREYSTPEKLENTRRAIPLQRLGTAEDCVGSFLYLASPTLSGYVTGQVLEVNGGQLLA from the coding sequence ATGGCTGAGTGTGGAGTATCCGGCCTGGCGGGGGCGCGCGTGCTGGTTACCGGCGGCGGCAAGGGGATCGGTGCAGCAGTGGTGCGCGGTTTCGCGCAGGCCGGGGCCCGCCTGGTGATTCACTGTTACCAAAGCCGCCAAACGGCGGAGAGCCTTGCGCAATCCATTCGCGATGAGGGTGGTGACGCCCATGTGGTGTCCGGCGATCTTCGCTTGCGGGGCGAAACCGAGCGTGTCGTTGCCGAGGCTGTTGCGGTGCTGGGCGGGCTTGATGTGCTGGTCAACAATGCCGGTGCCATGGTGGGGCGAAAACCTCTGGAGGAGATCGACGACGAATTTCTGGATGCCGTACTGGATCTCAACCTTCGGCCCGTGGTGCACGCATGCCGGGCCGCCGCTGCGGCACTCAGCGTCACTGGTGGCTGCATCATCAATGTCAGCTCGATTTCCGCCCGCACCGGTGGCAGTCCGGGTTCCAGCATCTACAGCGCCGCCAAGGCCTTTGTCAGCACCTTCACCCGCTCCCTGGCGCGTGAGTTGGCGGATCGCGGAGTTCGTGTGAATGCGGTCTCACCGGGTACCGTGACCACGGATTTCCATCGCGAGTACTCCACACCGGAAAAGCTCGAGAACACCCGGCGGGCGATTCCGCTGCAGCGGCTCGGCACGGCGGAGGACTGCGTCGGCAGTTTTCTCTACCTGGCTTCGCCCACGTTGAGCGGCTATGTCACCGGGCAGGTGCTGGAGGTGAACGGCGGCCAACTATTGGCGTGA